The uncultured Bacteroides sp. genome includes the window ATACGTTTCAATAAGCCGTTTTCATAGTGTATAGAACATCAGCCTAGCGAGGTACTACATATAAGACGCCTCCAAAATAAGCTTTTTTACCGTATGCTTTTCGATCGATCATCTTCTCATAAGGCTGATTCCAATACCAATAATTTAAGATCTTCGAATATCGATTCCAAATATCTCTTTGATATCTAGACCATTTGGCTTTTCCTAACAAATCAATGCTCCATTGTTTTTTGGTTGATAATGATTGTACGTCTAAATAGACCAATCTTACAGACCTTATAGTAACTCTTTTTATGACATTACCTAAAGAATACTTAAATTCTAAAGCTACTCTAAATCCAATTCTCAAAGAATCTGAAAGAAGAGTATCTTTTATTTCCAATCGTTTTCTATTGTATTTGGCATCAACCTTAATTGTGTCAAAAAGGATCGGTAAATATTTCATTAATTTTTCTTGAGAAAACCCCGAATTAGAAACAAGCACAAAGATTAGTATAAAAGTATATGTTCTCATCTTTTCATTGGATAAAATTGTTGCAAAATTGACTCTACTTGATTGCTTCTTCGTAAAGGATAAGTATTATATAAACCTGTTGAGTTTTTCTCAGACCCTCCTTTAAAACTTTTTATGGCGTTCACAAAATCAGAATTTGAAAAACCATTAGTTAAATTGCTGAATGATTGTTGGTACATTACACCAGCAGGTGTACTATTCCCAAGTCCATTTCCTGACATACCTCCAATATAATTAGTTTTATAGCTCCAATTCATAGTAATATTTGAGCTATAAACATTTGCTTCAACCTCATTATAAACAGATGCTCCTCCCTGTCCCTCTTCTTGCTGAAGTCCGTGAAATAATTCATGAGAAGTACTTTCAATTTTAAAATATTCACTGGTGTTTCCCATTAAAGCACCAGCATAGATAGTCCCTCCACCAGATTTATTTCCATCAAAATTAAGGGCTCCATCTACAACATTTCCTTTTTTATCAGTTGTCGGTTGGTTTACGAAATCAAAAGAATTTTTAGAAGAGCTTAATACGCTTAACATATCGGAACCTCCATTATCATTAATTGCATTAAGATATGAAAACGTGTTTTGAACAAAAGTATTACTTCCTCTGTAATCCGTTCCTTGTGTATATTGAATCCTTCGTTGATTATCTTCATCATCTTTATAAGATATCCAAATTTCTCTTCCGTCCGGATCAATAAGTCTCAATGGATTATTTCCTACATACACATACGGGCTAATCCCATAATACTTCTCCGCCGAAGGATCCACCGTACTAAACCTACCCAAAGCAGGATCCATCAATCTAGCCGAGTAATCATACAAATTTAGTCCTCTTTCCGTATCCAGTTCCTTACCGTTGTACTTGTAAGGCTGCCCGCTTGTTGTTACTCCTTCCGCAAACGACATTCCGAACGGATAATAATGATTCGTCTGAACGATTCCTCCACTGGCATTCGCTACCACACGGTTATTGCCCAAATGATCAGTTAAATAGAAGTAATAAGCACCACCTTCTATATAACCGCCATCAACCAGGATACGTTTCAGTGCCCCGCCTTCATAGATCACATTGCCAACATAATCCGTCTGCTTGCTGCCGATGTTGGCTCTCAGTTTACGGCCGTCGGCGGCATACGTATACGTATTTGTTGCCTGTCCCAGTGTGTTACTAATCACAACACTCTGCGGCAAATTTAAAAAATTATACGTGATTCCGGTTATTCCTTTGTTTAAATCTTGCGTTAAATTACCATTTAAGTCGTAATAATATTCTTTCGCAGCCGTGGAGTTGTTCTTAAAGTCCATCGATGCCGACAAAGTGACGGTTGTTCCCGTATCATCCGCTTTGATCATGTTGATTATTCCAACCAATGTTCTTATCGCACCAATAAACATCACAGGGTTATTCAAATAACAGGCATACGATTAGCTATTTTAACCGACACACAATCGGTAAATAATATTCTACTTTTACGGCTTTCCCCTTCCGCTTTCCCGGTATCCATTTTGGCATGGATCGTATTACTCGGACGATTTCTTCATCCATAAGAGAGTCAAGGCTTTGTATTACTTTAACATCAACAATTGCCCCATCTTCAGTTATAACAAATCGACAAATTACTCTACCCTGTATACTCGTTTCAGCATATATTTCAGGGAAAACGAAATGGTCTTTTACATAAACGAGTAAAGAATCATATCCACCTTTAAATACAGGCATAGAATCGGTTTCCATCACTTGGTATATCTTGCGATTTATAGAATCACTACTTTTATGGTTCTGTTGGACGTTATCCGCAAATAATGAAAAGCACACAAATATTCCAAACATTATAAAGATATTTCTCATGTTATTTCATATTTTGAATTGTTTCATTAATAGATTTATTTATTATATAAAATAAATACCTATTTAAATCCGTACCTCCTGAAGCATATTTATGAGAAGCTTTCGATCTATCTCCATCAGTTGAAATATAAATCAATGCATGTCCATTTGCTTCATGACTATACGTCTGTGCCTTTCCTTCTTCAGATAAATTTGAATTTACAATAACGACAACATTGTTGTTTGTAGAATTTTGAAGCCCTTTTTTATCTGGAAAAAGAGTCTTCCCTAAAAATCCTGTTTCTCCTGTCGATGTACCAACACCTTTCCCATTATCATTGCCAACAAAATCTGCATCAACACCTAGATAAGTCATATTCTGGGTCTTCATATCTCCATTTTCATCTAAATATGTGAATTTATCATCAAGTTTCACCTCAAGTATCCTATCTGATAACGCCATTGTTTTTAAGCTGCTAAAGTTTTGGCTATTACTTTCAATATTTCTTAGTCTGTCATGATTAACATATCCATTCATGTCAAATGTTACA containing:
- a CDS encoding RHS repeat-associated core domain-containing protein; amino-acid sequence: MFIGAIRTLVGIINMIKADDTGTTVTLSASMDFKNNSTAAKEYYYDLNGNLTQDLNKGITGITYNFLNLPQSVVISNTLGQATNTYTYAADGRKLRANIGSKQTDYVGNVIYEGGALKRILVDGGYIEGGAYYFYLTDHLGNNRVVANASGGIVQTNHYYPFGMSFAEGVTTSGQPYKYNGKELDTERGLNLYDYSARLMDPALGRFSTVDPSAEKYYGISPYVYVGNNPLRLIDPDGREIWISYKDDEDNQRRIQYTQGTDYRGSNTFVQNTFSYLNAINDNGGSDMLSVLSSSKNSFDFVNQPTTDKKGNVVDGALNFDGNKSGGGTIYAGALMGNTSEYFKIESTSHELFHGLQQEEGQGGASVYNEVEANVYSSNITMNWSYKTNYIGGMSGNGLGNSTPAGVMYQQSFSNLTNGFSNSDFVNAIKSFKGGSEKNSTGLYNTYPLRRSNQVESILQQFYPMKR
- a CDS encoding energy transducer TonB; amino-acid sequence: MRNIFIMFGIFVCFSLFADNVQQNHKSSDSINRKIYQVMETDSMPVFKGGYDSLLVYVKDHFVFPEIYAETSIQGRVICRFVITEDGAIVDVKVIQSLDSLMDEEIVRVIRSMPKWIPGKRKGKAVKVEYYLPIVCRLK